A DNA window from Patescibacteria group bacterium contains the following coding sequences:
- a CDS encoding IS3 family transposase (programmed frameshift) has product MEKIPKGIYTKELREEAVKLVTEGGLTIPEVGRRLSIAASTLRYWVQVSSKGKLQEVGRQRRPLTEVEMELAKVKRELAITKIERDILKKAAGVLCQGVAARYAIMKEMRHKYSIFRMCRVLSVSPSGYYKWLNLKPSKHALEETRLEAEIKAAHTRTRETYGSERLQRDLAAHGITVGVCRIRRIRKKLGLCCKQKKKFKATTDSRHTLPVAENLLQQRFEATSPNDVWLSDITYIPTAEGWLYLAGHKDIFTGEIVGYAMGSRITKNLVMQSLFRAVTAKRPGKNLIHHSDRGSQYCAHEYRKLLDQFDMKVSMSAKGNCYDNAPMESFWGTLKNELIHHRSYKTRQEAIRETTEYIEIFYNRQRRQAKLGYLSPVMFEKSFYGKQVAA; this is encoded by the exons CCGAAAGGGATATACACAAAGGAGCTTCGGGAGGAAGCAGTAAAGTTGGTGACAGAGGGCGGATTAACCATACCCGAGGTAGGACGCAGGTTATCGATTGCCGCTTCAACACTGCGGTACTGGGTTCAGGTGAGCAGTAAAGGGAAGCTTCAGGAGGTCGGAAGGCAGCGAAGACCGCTTACAGAAGTAGAAATGGAACTTGCCAAAGTCAAGCGGGAGCTGGCTATAACAAAGATTGAGCGTGACATATTAAAAAAAGCAGCCG GCGTACTTTGCCAAGGAGTCGCTGCCAGGTACGCGATCATGAAGGAAATGCGACACAAGTATTCAATTTTCCGGATGTGCCGTGTATTAAGCGTATCGCCAAGCGGATACTACAAATGGCTGAATCTTAAGCCTTCAAAGCATGCTCTGGAAGAGACAAGGCTCGAAGCCGAGATAAAGGCTGCGCATACCAGAACACGAGAGACCTACGGTTCTGAAAGGTTGCAGCGTGATCTTGCGGCACACGGTATTACGGTAGGCGTCTGCCGGATCAGACGCATCAGGAAAAAGCTGGGGTTATGCTGTAAACAGAAGAAAAAGTTCAAGGCGACAACAGATTCAAGGCACACATTGCCAGTAGCAGAAAACCTGCTTCAGCAGCGATTTGAGGCAACTTCCCCCAATGATGTTTGGTTGAGTGATATAACCTATATACCCACAGCAGAAGGCTGGCTGTATCTCGCAGGCCACAAAGATATATTCACCGGAGAGATAGTAGGGTATGCAATGGGTTCCAGGATCACCAAGAATCTTGTCATGCAGTCTCTCTTCCGGGCAGTGACAGCTAAACGTCCAGGCAAGAACTTGATTCATCATTCCGATCGGGGAAGTCAGTATTGTGCCCATGAATATCGGAAGTTACTTGATCAGTTTGATATGAAAGTGTCGATGAGCGCAAAAGGCAACTGCTACGACAATGCACCCATGGAGAGCTTTTGGGGTACGCTTAAGAATGAACTTATCCATCATCGAAGCTACAAAACCAGACAGGAGGCAATTCGGGAGACTACTGAATATATTGAAATCTTCTACAATCGGCAACGTAGGCAGGCAAAGCTCGGATATCTATCCCCTGTTATGTTTGAGAAAAGTTTCTATGGGAAACAAGTGGCGGCATGA